In a single window of the Campylobacter fetus subsp. testudinum 03-427 genome:
- a CDS encoding 4-oxalocrotonate tautomerase family enzyme (Pfam match to PF01361.17 Tautomerase): MPYVNIKVTKENGEPTIAQKEELIKGVTELLHNVLGRNKASTVVVIDEIETENYGLGGESIKIKRKREEKR, from the coding sequence ATGCCATATGTAAATATAAAAGTTACAAAAGAAAACGGTGAGCCGACAATAGCTCAAAAAGAGGAGCTTATAAAAGGCGTGACTGAGCTATTGCACAATGTTTTAGGTAGAAATAAAGCAAGTACAGTCGTGGTTATCGATGAGATAGAAACTGAGAATTACGGTCTTGGCGGTGAGAGTATAAAAATAAAAAGAAAGAGAGAGGAAAAGAGATGA
- a CDS encoding hypothetical protein (Pfam match to PF03923.9 Lipoprotein_16): MRKWAFIFSCLILFVGCSNTTSVLTLSPYEAKGVNVRSNSNIIINSILDKRKNQSVVATITDKKGTVNEYITLGNNLTNWFSDALIKELKKNGAVFGGDGAKVVDITITELKANLSGYAKDNMQGTSEIYIKIYKDGVTTTKRIAQPQTQFAPIATGGAFEPFVKTLLDDMVARTAKAILAN, encoded by the coding sequence ATGAGAAAATGGGCTTTTATTTTTAGTTGTTTGATTTTATTTGTCGGTTGTTCTAACACAACTTCGGTTTTAACTCTATCTCCTTATGAAGCAAAAGGAGTAAATGTCCGTTCAAATTCAAATATTATTATAAATAGTATCCTTGATAAAAGGAAAAATCAAAGCGTAGTGGCCACCATTACCGATAAAAAAGGTACAGTAAATGAGTATATCACGCTAGGAAATAATCTAACTAACTGGTTTAGTGATGCTTTGATAAAAGAGCTTAAGAAAAATGGAGCTGTTTTCGGCGGCGATGGTGCAAAAGTTGTAGATATCACTATTACTGAGTTAAAAGCGAATTTAAGCGGATATGCAAAAGACAATATGCAAGGTACGAGTGAAATTTATATCAAAATTTATAAAGACGGCGTTACTACGACAAAGCGTATAGCTCAGCCTCAAACTCAGTTTGCTCCTATCGCAACTGGTGGTGCTTTTGAACCTTTTGTTAAGACTCTTTTAGATGATATGGTAGCTAGAACAGCTAAAGCTATACTGGCAAACTAA
- the mapA gene encoding outer membrane liproprotein, with amino-acid sequence MRGFLFALFAALFFIGCSSKTVLDPYADTSAAKSYETIMKITLNCEPCADTNYETTINGYTYRSDVAINCCTNLRKIDAGAGLKKVYLHNIADLRENSKVIKANGKAYSLNKRLDTLFYLAMKEELTNRGMLVVDSQTSPYTLRVDFGFTDFKGVYSPGASQLNSRLQGILRIKNINYDKRIQINTRQSVSGLSANDVSDFGLYMDLLVKQAVNKAAEQISKF; translated from the coding sequence ATGAGAGGATTTTTGTTTGCGCTATTTGCCGCGCTATTTTTTATAGGTTGTTCTAGCAAAACCGTTTTGGATCCATATGCAGATACGAGTGCGGCGAAGTCGTATGAGACCATTATGAAGATAACGCTTAATTGTGAGCCGTGCGCAGATACAAACTATGAAACAACAATCAACGGATATACTTATAGAAGCGATGTGGCGATAAATTGTTGCACAAATTTACGTAAAATCGATGCGGGAGCAGGTCTTAAAAAAGTGTATTTGCATAATATCGCAGATTTAAGAGAAAATAGCAAAGTTATCAAAGCAAATGGAAAAGCGTATAGTTTAAACAAAAGACTTGATACATTGTTTTATCTAGCTATGAAAGAGGAGCTTACAAATAGAGGAATGTTAGTCGTCGATTCACAAACTTCGCCTTATACTCTTAGGGTGGATTTTGGTTTTACTGATTTTAAAGGCGTTTATAGTCCTGGTGCTAGTCAGTTAAACTCAAGACTTCAAGGTATTTTGCGTATCAAAAATATAAATTATGACAAACGCATACAGATAAATACAAGACAAAGCGTGAGCGGCTTAAGTGCAAATGATGTTAGTGACTTTGGTTTATATATGGATTTGCTTGTAAAACAAGCAGTAAATAAAGCAGCCGAGCAGATTAGCAAATTTTAA
- the pyrB gene encoding aspartate carbamoyltransferase, catalytic subunit (Pfam matches to PF02729.17 OTCace_N, and to PF00185.20 OTCace), with amino-acid sequence MSYVKKDLISTKDLSEDDIFSILSLAKDYKTLNLKPVKKDPILKGVTVVNAFFENSTRTRTSFEIAAKRLGADAINFSSSTSSTNKGETLIDTIHNIEAMKTDIFIVRHYSSGAARFVTKNTPSCVVNAGDGCNEHPTQALLDLLTIYEAKGSFSGLCVTIVGDIFHSRVARSNIYAMQTLGIKVKLFGPPMFLQNAEIFGCEICKDMDEAVIGSDAIIMLRIQLERSDGEVAFPSVREYSRYFGLTKARMQKAKDDVIILHPGPINRGVELNSDVADDPRFSSILDQVENGVAIRMAVLKTIYQNKFKA; translated from the coding sequence ATGTCCTACGTAAAAAAAGATCTAATCTCCACAAAAGATCTATCCGAAGATGATATTTTTTCCATTTTAAGCTTAGCTAAAGATTACAAAACTCTAAATTTAAAACCTGTAAAAAAAGATCCGATTTTAAAAGGCGTCACAGTCGTAAATGCGTTTTTTGAAAACTCGACTCGCACAAGAACTAGTTTTGAGATAGCCGCAAAAAGACTAGGAGCCGATGCGATAAACTTTAGCTCAAGCACTTCTAGCACAAACAAAGGCGAAACTCTCATAGACACTATCCATAACATCGAAGCTATGAAAACAGATATCTTCATAGTTCGCCACTATAGCTCAGGTGCGGCTAGATTTGTGACTAAAAATACTCCATCGTGCGTGGTAAATGCCGGTGATGGTTGCAACGAGCACCCGACTCAAGCCTTGCTTGATTTACTTACTATATATGAAGCAAAAGGTAGTTTTTCAGGACTTTGTGTTACCATTGTAGGAGATATATTTCACTCAAGAGTTGCCCGGTCAAACATATACGCTATGCAAACTTTAGGTATAAAAGTAAAACTTTTTGGACCTCCTATGTTTTTGCAAAACGCTGAAATTTTCGGCTGTGAAATTTGTAAAGATATGGACGAAGCAGTTATAGGAAGCGACGCTATCATTATGCTTAGAATTCAGCTAGAAAGAAGCGATGGCGAAGTAGCGTTCCCAAGCGTTAGAGAGTATAGCAGGTATTTTGGGCTTACTAAAGCACGTATGCAAAAAGCCAAAGACGACGTTATCATCTTACACCCAGGACCTATAAACAGAGGCGTTGAGTTAAACTCAGACGTGGCTGATGATCCAAGATTTTCAAGCATACTTGACCAAGTAGAAAACGGTGTGGCTATCAGAATGGCGGTTCTAAAAACCATTTATCAAAATAAATTTAAGGCTTAA
- the ctsW gene encoding transformation system, predicted amidophosphoribosyltransferase CtsW, whose product MRCLKCGSFTFKFICKNCKMILSEFESGCRDIGGFKVYSFYRYDDIKSLIHSKHHMHGHFVFRELAKLSFSKFADTFKFESKVDIIAIDDQISSGYSHTAVLIRAMKREFLKPIYGALRATNGVKYSGKSLEFRKNNPRNLKLLKDISNPVILVDDIITTGTSMKEAKNLLLSYGKTPLFGLVLADARE is encoded by the coding sequence ATGCGATGCCTTAAATGCGGCTCATTTACATTTAAGTTTATATGTAAAAATTGCAAGATGATTTTGAGTGAATTTGAGAGTGGGTGTAGGGATATCGGTGGATTTAAAGTGTATAGTTTTTACAGATATGATGATATAAAATCCCTTATCCATTCTAAACACCATATGCACGGTCATTTTGTGTTTCGTGAGTTAGCAAAGCTTAGTTTTTCTAAATTTGCAGATACTTTTAAATTTGAAAGCAAAGTGGATATAATCGCTATTGACGATCAGATCAGTAGCGGATACTCGCACACGGCGGTTCTTATCCGTGCTATGAAAAGGGAATTTTTAAAACCGATATATGGAGCATTAAGAGCTACAAATGGCGTCAAATACTCAGGAAAAAGCTTAGAGTTTAGAAAAAATAATCCACGAAATTTAAAACTTTTAAAAGATATAAGCAATCCAGTAATTTTAGTAGATGATATCATAACGACTGGAACTAGTATGAAAGAGGCTAAAAATTTACTTCTTAGTTATGGTAAAACGCCGCTTTTTGGTCTAGTTTTGGCTGACGCTAGAGAATAA
- the prs gene encoding ribose-phosphate diphosphokinase (Pfam matches to PF13793.2 Pribosyltran_N, and to PF14572.2 Pribosyl_synth), producing the protein MRGYKIFSGTANVEFSKTVAKYLGIPLSEASIKRFSDGEISVQIGESVRGKDVFVIQPTCAPANINLMELLILTDALKRSSASSITAVVPYFGYARQDRKAAPRVPITAKLVANMMQTAGIDRVVTMDLHAGQIQGFFDIPVDNLYGTIVFMDYVKSKNLKNPIVASPDVGGVARARSLAKTMNLDMVIVDKRREKANESEVMNVIGDVSGKDVILIDDMIDTAGTIVKAAEIFKKKGATSVMAFCTHPVLSGPAYERLVSGSLDELVVTDTIPLKEHPSCIKVLSVAPLFGEVIRRVYHDESVNSLFF; encoded by the coding sequence ATGCGAGGTTATAAGATTTTTTCTGGTACGGCAAATGTTGAGTTTTCCAAAACGGTGGCTAAATACTTAGGAATTCCTCTAAGCGAAGCTAGTATAAAGCGTTTTAGCGATGGTGAGATAAGCGTACAAATAGGCGAAAGTGTGCGCGGTAAAGATGTGTTTGTTATCCAGCCTACCTGTGCTCCGGCTAATATAAATTTGATGGAGCTTCTTATATTAACAGATGCTTTAAAAAGAAGTAGTGCAAGTTCTATAACTGCTGTTGTGCCATATTTTGGATACGCAAGACAAGACAGAAAAGCAGCTCCTAGAGTTCCGATAACCGCAAAACTTGTGGCAAATATGATGCAAACTGCAGGAATCGATAGAGTCGTAACTATGGATCTTCACGCAGGACAAATTCAAGGATTTTTTGATATTCCAGTTGATAATTTATATGGCACGATAGTATTTATGGACTATGTTAAGAGTAAAAATTTAAAAAATCCTATAGTTGCAAGTCCTGATGTTGGCGGTGTGGCACGTGCTAGATCTTTGGCAAAAACTATGAATTTAGATATGGTTATAGTAGATAAACGTCGTGAAAAAGCAAATGAAAGTGAAGTTATGAACGTCATCGGCGATGTAAGTGGTAAAGACGTGATTTTGATAGATGATATGATAGATACTGCAGGAACTATCGTAAAAGCTGCGGAGATATTTAAGAAAAAAGGCGCAACTAGCGTTATGGCGTTTTGTACTCATCCAGTACTTTCTGGACCTGCATATGAGAGATTAGTCAGTGGATCTTTAGATGAGCTTGTAGTAACTGATACTATACCTTTAAAAGAACATCCAAGCTGTATAAAAGTACTTAGTGTAGCACCGCTTTTTGGAGAGGTGATAAGGCGTGTTTATCACGATGAGAGTGTGAATAGCTTATTTTTTTAG
- a CDS encoding putative Zn-peptidase, M28 family (DUF2172 domain) (Pfam matches to PF16254.1 DUF4910, and to PF09940.5 DUF2172, and to PF16221.1 HTH_47) translates to MYELAKELFNIPRSITGDGFRRSLDILNLAIGGGITKFSIPSGTKCFDWIVPAEWIVRDAYIITPSGEKICEFKKHNLHLLNYSDAINQAMSLDELQTHLYSLPDLPDAIPYVTSYYEKRWGFCISYNQRKALKDGIYKVFIDTEFNPDGELNYGEILVPASSCLKDEILISTYLCHPQMANNELSGPVVMSELIKWVKTLKDREFNYRFIIVPETIGSICYISKNYKALKQNVKAGFVLSCIGDERAYSVVLSPDEDSLSDKAALHTIKFLSKNPKIYSFLYRGSDERQFNTPDLNLGIVTLCRSKFGEYEEYHTSLDDLSLVTKKGLDGGLLYAKNMILNLEINKIYRLNTTCEPNLGSRGLISTVNTKGIHTNTMIIRDFLAYCNGKRSVIDIADKLGVEARSLKDLIENLLKFELIKEVR, encoded by the coding sequence ATGTACGAACTCGCAAAAGAGCTGTTTAATATCCCAAGAAGTATAACAGGAGACGGTTTTAGGCGTAGTTTGGATATATTAAATTTAGCTATAGGGGGGGGTATAACGAAATTTAGTATCCCAAGCGGTACTAAATGTTTTGACTGGATAGTTCCTGCTGAATGGATAGTAAGGGACGCTTATATCATCACTCCTAGCGGTGAAAAGATCTGCGAATTTAAAAAACACAACTTACATCTTTTAAACTACTCAGATGCTATAAATCAAGCTATGAGTCTTGATGAGCTACAAACTCACTTGTACTCTCTTCCAGACTTGCCTGATGCAATTCCTTATGTTACTAGTTATTATGAAAAACGGTGGGGATTTTGTATCAGCTACAATCAAAGAAAAGCTTTAAAAGATGGGATTTATAAAGTTTTTATAGATACTGAGTTTAACCCTGATGGTGAGCTAAATTACGGTGAAATTTTAGTGCCTGCCTCATCTTGCTTAAAAGATGAAATTCTAATCTCTACTTACCTTTGTCATCCACAAATGGCAAACAACGAGCTAAGCGGACCAGTCGTGATGAGTGAGCTTATAAAATGGGTAAAAACTCTAAAAGATAGAGAGTTTAACTACCGTTTTATCATAGTTCCTGAGACTATCGGATCGATTTGTTATATCAGTAAAAATTATAAAGCCTTAAAACAAAATGTAAAAGCTGGATTTGTGCTTAGCTGCATAGGTGATGAGAGAGCTTACAGCGTGGTTTTAAGCCCTGATGAAGATAGCTTAAGTGATAAAGCCGCACTTCATACAATTAAATTTCTTAGTAAAAATCCTAAAATTTACTCATTTTTATACCGTGGAAGTGATGAAAGACAGTTTAACACTCCTGATTTAAATTTAGGTATCGTGACGCTTTGTAGGAGTAAATTCGGTGAATATGAGGAGTATCATACAAGCTTAGATGATCTGAGTTTAGTTACTAAAAAAGGACTTGATGGAGGACTTCTTTATGCTAAAAATATGATCTTAAATTTAGAAATAAACAAAATCTACCGCTTAAACACGACTTGTGAGCCAAATCTTGGCTCAAGAGGGCTAATCAGCACGGTAAATACCAAAGGTATCCATACAAATACTATGATAATTCGTGATTTTTTAGCGTATTGCAACGGTAAAAGAAGCGTCATAGACATAGCAGATAAGCTTGGCGTAGAAGCTAGAAGCTTAAAAGATCTGATAGAAAATTTGCTTAAATTTGAGCTTATAAAGGAAGTAAGATGA
- the lepA gene encoding leader peptidase A (Pfam matches to PF00009.23 GTP_EFTU, and to PF06421.8 LepA_C, and to PF00679.20 EFG_C, and to PF03144.21 GTP_EFTU_D2) translates to MNNIRNFSIIAHIDHGKSTLADRIISECGAVDSRVMSAQVMDTMDIEKERGITIKAQSVRLTYKLDGQIYILNLIDTPGHVDFSYEVSRSLASCEGALLVVDASQGVEAQTIANVYIALENNLEIIPVINKIDLPAAEPQRVKDEIEHIIGLDCSEAIEVSAKTGVGIKELIETIIRKIPPPKPGENRPFKSLIYDSWFDNYLGALALVRVYEGAVKKGDEVYVMGTDKKHTVLDLMYPNPIAPIKTNELKTGEVGIIVLGLKNVSDVSVGDTITLSKNRALKAIGGFEKAKPFVFAGLYPIDTDKFEDLRDALDKLKLNDSSISYEPETSAALGFGFRVGFLGLLHMEVVKERLEREFGLDLIATAPTVTYEVVQTDGVSVEIQNPSELPPVNKIEFIKEPYVKATIITPTEFLGNIITLLNNRRGFQTKMDYITTTRVLLEYDIPMNEIVMDFYDKLKSATKGYASFDYEPSDYRVGNLVKLDIKVAGETVDALSIIVPEEKAMSKGRDFVKTMKELVPRQLFEVAIQASIGNKVIARETVKSMGKNVTAKCYGGDITRKRKLLEKQKEGKKRMKAIGKVTLPQEAFLSVLKID, encoded by the coding sequence ATGAATAACATACGAAATTTTAGCATTATAGCGCATATCGACCACGGTAAAAGCACACTAGCAGATCGCATTATCAGTGAATGCGGAGCGGTAGATAGTCGCGTGATGAGCGCTCAAGTTATGGATACTATGGATATAGAAAAAGAGCGCGGCATTACTATAAAAGCTCAAAGCGTAAGGCTAACTTACAAGCTTGATGGGCAAATTTATATATTAAATTTGATAGATACTCCAGGACACGTGGATTTTAGCTATGAAGTTTCACGCTCTTTAGCAAGCTGTGAGGGAGCTTTGCTTGTCGTAGATGCTAGTCAAGGCGTCGAAGCTCAGACTATAGCAAACGTTTATATCGCGCTTGAAAATAACCTTGAGATAATTCCAGTTATAAACAAAATAGACCTCCCAGCAGCCGAACCACAGAGAGTTAAAGACGAGATAGAGCATATCATCGGGCTTGATTGTAGTGAGGCTATAGAGGTGAGTGCAAAAACAGGAGTAGGTATAAAAGAGCTGATAGAAACTATAATCCGCAAAATACCACCTCCAAAACCGGGCGAAAACAGGCCGTTTAAATCCCTCATTTACGATAGCTGGTTTGATAATTATTTAGGAGCTTTGGCGCTTGTGAGAGTTTATGAGGGCGCTGTAAAAAAAGGCGATGAGGTTTATGTTATGGGAACGGATAAAAAGCATACTGTTCTTGATCTGATGTACCCAAATCCGATAGCGCCTATAAAAACAAATGAGCTAAAAACAGGTGAAGTCGGTATCATAGTTCTAGGTCTTAAAAACGTAAGCGATGTAAGCGTTGGTGATACGATAACTTTATCTAAAAATAGAGCTTTGAAGGCGATAGGTGGATTTGAGAAAGCAAAACCGTTCGTTTTTGCCGGACTTTATCCTATAGATACGGATAAATTTGAAGATCTAAGAGACGCTCTAGATAAACTTAAGTTAAATGATAGCTCTATAAGCTATGAGCCTGAGACTTCGGCGGCTCTTGGTTTTGGCTTTCGCGTGGGATTTTTAGGTTTGCTTCATATGGAAGTGGTAAAAGAGAGGCTTGAGCGAGAGTTTGGGCTAGATCTTATAGCTACTGCTCCGACTGTGACTTATGAAGTCGTGCAGACTGATGGCGTGAGTGTAGAAATTCAAAATCCTAGCGAACTACCACCAGTAAATAAAATAGAGTTTATAAAAGAGCCTTACGTAAAGGCTACTATCATCACGCCGACTGAGTTTTTAGGCAACATCATCACTCTGCTTAATAACCGTCGCGGGTTTCAAACTAAGATGGACTATATAACTACTACAAGAGTTTTGCTTGAGTATGATATACCGATGAACGAGATAGTTATGGATTTTTACGATAAACTAAAAAGCGCAACAAAAGGTTACGCTAGTTTTGACTATGAACCAAGTGATTATAGAGTTGGGAATTTAGTTAAACTCGATATAAAAGTAGCAGGCGAAACTGTTGATGCTCTTTCTATCATCGTGCCTGAAGAAAAAGCGATGAGCAAGGGTAGGGACTTTGTAAAAACTATGAAAGAGTTGGTTCCAAGACAGCTTTTTGAAGTTGCTATACAAGCTAGTATCGGAAACAAGGTTATAGCTAGAGAAACGGTAAAATCTATGGGCAAAAACGTGACTGCAAAGTGTTATGGCGGCGATATAACTCGTAAAAGAAAACTTCTTGAAAAACAAAAAGAGGGCAAAAAACGTATGAAAGCCATAGGTAAGGTAACGCTTCCGCAAGAGGCGTTTTTAAGTGTTTTAAAGATAGACTAA